The Nicotiana tabacum cultivar K326 chromosome 5, ASM71507v2, whole genome shotgun sequence sequence GACCCTGCGTGAACTCGAGATGCCTTGTGCACTGGGCtgccttgtctttttcttttccaagAACATACATTTCTCTTTTATGACCTGAATCCTCTTCGGATAGTTATATTTTGCAGTTGGTAAATGATTTCATGTTTTCTGTAGAACTTATTTTTCGAGGAAAATGCTTCCACTTAAGAGAAACTCGTGAGGTTTCAGGTTTCCCACCCGGTGTTCGGTACCCCTATTGGAGCCTGtttaacacccccccccccccccccaaatatgGGACTTCACGGCACGAATGCTCCAGGCATTCAGAAACTCAAAAACTTACAGTTTTTTGTTGTTGTCCATCTTACTCAAACATATCGATGCAAGTTGTTTATTAAGGTGAAGAGTTAGCTCTGAATTGCATATGAAATTAATGAGGTCTTTTGGACATGGGAATTTTTTAAGGGTAAATCAGTATTGTTCAACAGTTTCTTGGATACAGGAAAAGCCAATCCATTTACATATCAATCCAAAATGTTCGTTAAATCAAGAACTAATATGACAGAACcaacaaatgcagcagcaacAATGAGAAAGGAAGGACCAAGAAATTAAGAGCAGCCCAACTCTCTGGACACTTCTGTAGAGCTGGGGATTTTGAGCCGATTGAGTTGGAACATTGGAGATGGAGGAAATCCAAATACCAAAAGCGGAAACTCTAAACAAAATCTTATGGTGACTGCATATCTTCCTCTTATTCATATGGCTTTGTCAGAAAATCCCTAAGGTATGATCCATATCAGGTATGCTGGACTTCACACCTTGTCATCTTCCTCGTGTTCCTGAATCTTTTCGCTATGCTTAATATTCTTGTACCACTTAGCACATGCAATATAAGCAACCAAATCTATTAATGTCAAACCAGCTAATAGAAAATAGAATCTGTCTAAGTGACCTTTGTTAAGGTTTCCTGGTATCCATCCCGGCATGTTGTCTGTTGCTGATATTTTCATCACTATGCTCACGAGGAAGCTACTCACGTAGTTTCCCAATGATATTGATGTCATGCATAGTGCACTTCCAAAGCTTTTAAGTCCATCGGGTGCTTGCGCATTGAAGAATTCTAATTGACCTACATACATGAATACTTCCGAAGCTCCTATAAAAGCATATTGAGGGACTTGCCAGAAGATGTTAAGAGAGCTTGAGCCTTCACAGTGTttgcagtcattgctcgcatacTTTAGCCTGTAGCACTCCACAATTCCTGCTGATAGCATAGCCATTACTGCTATGACTAGTCCAATACCCATCCTTTGAAGTTCAGTTAGCCCGGTATTATCACCCTTGCACTTCTTAAACCTACTGACCAGTGGATTAAGAACTCTGCGGTTTAGAAATATGACGCCTGCTACACTAAGGATGTCAAAGGTAGACATACTTGCTGCTGGAATCCTGAAGTTTGCTATTGTAGTTTTCATGGCATCGCCTTGCTCGACAAAGAGTGAGGCCATTTGCGTGAAAACTACAGAGTAAATAATGGTACATAGCCAAATGGGCAGCAGTCTCAAAATGCATTTAACTTCTTCAACTTGTGAAATAGGACAGAGGCGCCACGGGTTGTGATCGCTCAGCTTCTGGTCGTCAAGTTCCCTTGATGTCACCACAGCTGCTCTGTCCAAGAATCTGCAACATGAAAAATCTAGTTTAGTGCATTATAGAATGGCAAATAGACTAGTAATGATAAATGAATGACAGTCGGGTCATAAATTTGAGATTCTTGTAGACATAGTGGATTGAACTGCTAAGTGTGTATTTCTACTTACTTGAAACCATGGGTGTGTAGCATTTTTCTACCACCAGTTACGTCGTCGTCTTCCCCTTGGTAGAAGTCATCTTCATTTTCTGGTGTCTCCACTCTATTCTTCTTTGTTGCTGCAACTAAAACTTGAGCAAACCTGGCAAGAGGGTTGCCACTAGACTTGAAGTGTCTGTACCTAGCAGTGCCTCCAAGAAAGAGCAATAATGCTGCAAAAGCAGATGCTGCAGATGCCCAAAAGCCAAGAGCCCACATTCCTTCATCCTCAAAGTAGTCTAAAATAGTGTTGGAGAAGAGCGACCCAAGGTTCATGAACAGGTAGAAGTAGCTGAAGAAGGCAACTTTAGATTGAGACTCCCTCGGATGATGCTCGTCAAACTGATCAGCCCCAAAGGTAGCAATATTTGGCTGATAACCTCCATATCCTAGTGCAATCATGTACACAGATATGTAGAATAGACCAACCCCCATGGTTGAATGTTCTCCACATAGAGTTGTTCGATCCCCACAACCTTTAGGTTTGAGCAAGTAAAGTTGTGATGCTAGTGCTAGTAATGCCAATCCCTGTCAATGATGTTCCAAACTTAGTAAGAGCAAGATCAAGGACTATTACAGTCAGACGCGAATTCAAGATTTAAGCTTGATAGGTTCAACCTAGGTTCTTAATACTGAAGTCTATGTACTTTTGAAATTATGGTTTCAGTATATATTTTGTGTTGAAAATACTAAGTTTAGATGAACCAGTTAAACATATGCTCCATCTGCCTTTG is a genomic window containing:
- the LOC107778270 gene encoding protein NRT1/ PTR FAMILY 7.3-like translates to MACLELSKEVKLKGEEMDCTKDGTIDLNGKPAIRETSGKWVAGIMILLNQALATLAFFGVGVNLVLFLTRVLKENNADAANSVSKWTGTVYICSLVGAFLSDSYWGRFKTCAIFQVIYVTGLALLALASQLYLLKPKGCGDRTTLCGEHSTMGVGLFYISVYMIALGYGGYQPNIATFGADQFDEHHPRESQSKVAFFSYFYLFMNLGSLFSNTILDYFEDEGMWALGFWASAASAFAALLLFLGGTARYRHFKSSGNPLARFAQVLVAATKKNRVETPENEDDFYQGEDDDVTGGRKMLHTHGFKFLDRAAVVTSRELDDQKLSDHNPWRLCPISQVEEVKCILRLLPIWLCTIIYSVVFTQMASLFVEQGDAMKTTIANFRIPAASMSTFDILSVAGVIFLNRRVLNPLVSRFKKCKGDNTGLTELQRMGIGLVIAVMAMLSAGIVECYRLKYASNDCKHCEGSSSLNIFWQVPQYAFIGASEVFMYVGQLEFFNAQAPDGLKSFGSALCMTSISLGNYVSSFLVSIVMKISATDNMPGWIPGNLNKGHLDRFYFLLAGLTLIDLVAYIACAKWYKNIKHSEKIQEHEEDDKV